ACGTGGCGAAATAGGCACAGTCGTAGAATGTCATCCTGATGACGGCTATGAAGTCGAATTTGTAGCTCAAGATGGCTACACCTATGCCCTTATAACATGTGAGGG
The sequence above is a segment of the Gemmatimonadota bacterium genome. Coding sequences within it:
- a CDS encoding DUF4926 domain-containing protein, which produces MTNDIRLLDVVALTTDKLEHKLVRGEIGTVVECHPDDGYEVEFVAQDGYTYALITCEG